The genomic interval CATAACTTACTAACTCATCATTCATCACTCATAATTCCCCTCCTCCCTCTGTGCCCTGTCCCCTCTATGGCACAATGGGAGGCAGTGAGTATTGATGTTTATCCCTAATCCTTTCAGAGAAGCCCTGTGAATCTTTCTGTGAATCCTGCTGTTGCTGAGAACGATCAGTCTGTGTCGCCCAAGAAATCTCACCATCTAACTGCTCAAACCCCGATCGAGAATGGTCAGTCTATTCCTCCCACTGCTGCCATTCATCGCCGTCCCGTTTTTCCGTTTACGGCGATCGTGGGTCAGGAGGAAATGAAATTAGCCCTATTGCTGAATGTCATCGACCCTAAGATCGGTGGTGTCATGATTATGGGCGATCGCGGCACGGGCAAAACCACAACCATTCGTGCCCTGGCAGATCTCCTGCCTGAAATTGAAATTGTTGCTGATGATCCCTTTAGCAGTAGCCCAAGCGATCCCGAGTTGATGGGTGAAGCAGTGCGAAACCAGATTGAACAGGGGATTGAAGTTCCTGTTTCAAGAAGAAAAGTCATCATGGTAGACCTGCCCCTTGGTGCCACCGAGGATCGCGTCTGCGGCACGATCGACATTGAAAAAGCTCTTTCTGAAGGGGTAAAAGCCTTTGAACCGGGATTATTGGCAAAGGCAAACCGGGGCATTCTTTATGTGGATGAGGTCAATCTGCTGGATGACCATCTGGTAGACGTACTGCTGGACTCGGCAGCTTCCGGCTGGAACACGGTAGAGCGGGAAGGCATTTCCGTGCGGCACCCTGCCCGATTTGTGCTGGTGGGTTCTGGCAACCCGGAGGAAGGCGAACTGCGTCCCCAACTGCTCGATCGCTTTGGGATGCACGCTGAAATTCGCACCGTCAAAGAACCCGCCCTGCGTGTACAGATTGTAGAGCAGCGGACGGAATTTGATCAGAACCCTCAAGTGTTTTTGGAAAAGTATCAAGCTCAACAGGACGACCTGCAACAACAGTTGGTCAATGCTCAGAACCTTTTGAAGGATGTAACGATCGACTACGACCTGCGCGTCAAAATTTCCCAGGTTTGCTCTGAATTGAATGTGGATGGGCTGCGGGGTGATATTGTAACCAACCGTGCCGCGAAAGCCTTAACTGCCTTTGAAGGTCGCATTGAAGTTACCCTCCAGGACATCCGGAGTGTGATCACCCTCTGCCTCCGTCACCGCTTGCGGAAAGACCCACTGGAATCGATCGATTCTGGCTACAAAGTGCAGAAGGTGTTCAATCAGGTGTTTGGAATCCAGGAAGAGGAAGGATAAAGAGGCTTTTTTAGCCTTTAGCCTCTCTGCTAAGCTACATTCGCCCGTGCGCCACACTGGGCGGCGTAGGCAATTGCCAATCCATCGGCGCTGTCATCCGGTGAGGGGGGTTGGGGTAGCCCAAAAA from Kovacikia minuta CCNUW1 carries:
- the bchI gene encoding magnesium chelatase ATPase subunit I, translating into MNLSVNPAVAENDQSVSPKKSHHLTAQTPIENGQSIPPTAAIHRRPVFPFTAIVGQEEMKLALLLNVIDPKIGGVMIMGDRGTGKTTTIRALADLLPEIEIVADDPFSSSPSDPELMGEAVRNQIEQGIEVPVSRRKVIMVDLPLGATEDRVCGTIDIEKALSEGVKAFEPGLLAKANRGILYVDEVNLLDDHLVDVLLDSAASGWNTVEREGISVRHPARFVLVGSGNPEEGELRPQLLDRFGMHAEIRTVKEPALRVQIVEQRTEFDQNPQVFLEKYQAQQDDLQQQLVNAQNLLKDVTIDYDLRVKISQVCSELNVDGLRGDIVTNRAAKALTAFEGRIEVTLQDIRSVITLCLRHRLRKDPLESIDSGYKVQKVFNQVFGIQEEEG